TCATCTAATCAAAGTGAGATTGCAACTACAATTCCTCCCGATAATGCAACTATGTCTATTGACGACAGCAATATGTCTCAAGTTGCCCCAGTTAATGAGACCATTGATACAACAGCAGGAAATGAGACCATTGATACAACAGCAGGAAATGAGACCATTGATACAACAGCAGGAAATGAGACCATTGATACAACAGCAGGAAATGAGACCATTGATACAACAGCAGGAAATGAGACCATTGATACAACAGCAGGAAATGAGACCATTGATACAACAGCAGGAAATGAGACCATTGATACAACAGCAGGAAATGAGACCATTGATACAACAGCAGGAAATGAGACCATTGATACAACAGCAGGAAATGAGACCATTGATACAACAGCAGGAAATGAGACCATTGATACAACAGCAGGAAATGAGACCATCAGTCCAGCAACCTCGGATGTAAATCAGAGCACTGCAACAAATGAGACCATCAGTCCAGCAACCTCGGATGTAAATCAGAGCACTGCAACAAATGAGACCATCAGTCCAGCAACCTCGGATGTAAATCAGAGCACTGCAACAAATGAGACCATCAGTCCAGCAACCTCGGATGTAAATCAACAAAATAGTGGTTCTAATGTCAATGAGGTCCAATCTAATTCAGGTCCAAATTCTGAAAATCAAACTGCTCCACCTTCCTTCTTGGATCCTTTAATTAACCCATTCAAGGAACTTTTTGGAATCAAATAGTATCCAATACATTTTTTTGCTTCGTCGATACAACATGAGCGAAATCAGGAATAAAATATCATTTGATGAATTCAGCAAAGTTGAGCTTAAGGTTGGTAAAATTTTAAGTGCAGAAAATATGCCCGGATATAAGAAGATATTAAGATTAATCGTCGATTTGGGCGGAGAGGAAAGAGAGATTATGTCGGGGCTGGCCAAGCACTACCAACCGGAAGAGATGGTAAACAAGAATGTCATAGTATGCACCAATCTTGAACCTAGGAAGTTTGGAGATCAAGTTTCAGATGGGATGATTCTGGCTGCTTCAAACGAAAATGGGAAACCCATTCTATTAACGGTAGTTGAAGACACGATTCCAGGCTCTCAAATTACATAACCAAACGCTGTTGGATATTTTTTTGATTG
This Candidatus Nitrosocosmicus oleophilus DNA region includes the following protein-coding sequences:
- the metG gene encoding methionine--tRNA ligase subunit beta; translation: MSEIRNKISFDEFSKVELKVGKILSAENMPGYKKILRLIVDLGGEEREIMSGLAKHYQPEEMVNKNVIVCTNLEPRKFGDQVSDGMILAASNENGKPILLTVVEDTIPGSQIT
- a CDS encoding calcium-binding protein, giving the protein MLRKIKIDKHTFSLLFLVISTFLLSQSYSVAISFAQTESVLVCDFVQYCSNPVELSTSNNDSSTAATVTPETEAQTTAESEAQTTAESEAQTTAESEAQTAPDSTELLPDVTSNISLIMTPDLPGNLAEEVSQDSLNQDLLAANDTQQISSNATLDSQLVVPENATVITPDAQIPLESTTENISMTIQDDNGTITADSGSSNQSEIATTIPPDNATMSIDDSNMSQVAPVNETIDTTAGNETIDTTAGNETIDTTAGNETIDTTAGNETIDTTAGNETIDTTAGNETIDTTAGNETIDTTAGNETIDTTAGNETIDTTAGNETIDTTAGNETIDTTAGNETISPATSDVNQSTATNETISPATSDVNQSTATNETISPATSDVNQSTATNETISPATSDVNQQNSGSNVNEVQSNSGPNSENQTAPPSFLDPLINPFKELFGIK